The following proteins come from a genomic window of Halictus rubicundus isolate RS-2024b chromosome 8, iyHalRubi1_principal, whole genome shotgun sequence:
- the Spz6 gene encoding spaetzle domain-containing protein 6 isoform X2, translated as MAFFLEKMILLCASSFAEDQHEPKPIKLPTTDSSTESDEPPEGYYAFIKSPNAEPPKVRPPPYIDSDKECYDSGKQGKGFVSIHNICGDLNKGYIPRNPMNQYFNGSSYPFALLKNHTLRFLSKALPILKADGFLPKVATVQSFSQNSVDTDEKRSRSKRSSDSEADVDPPRSGRKFCENGEGVVCMLYKAIQGEPLATSAAERRDEPSTPEYRQRAPSQEKPEYTGPPTPCPAKVEYATPVFAKNYQGVWRYVVQIPYEGYFTQTIEVTRCMQSRCHYLDGGCLSSPRWTSLLVAEIFYPDTILDKNQNSRLNELRDPAGSPPPVHDFQNYQQYLQKRAGENEARNNAGSQQQHHCDGVDEMGCFQVRLYYDWFLVPGSCKCWRPDYFNRYVRRSGSNVEL; from the exons ATGGCATTTTTTCTAGAAAAA ATGATACTTTTGTGCGCATCGTCGTTCGCCGAGGACCAACACGAGCCGAAACCGATCAAGTTGCCCACCACCGACTCGTCGACGGAATCCGACGAACCCCCGGAAGGATACTACGCGTTCATCAAGTCGCCGAACGCGGAACCACCTAAAGTGAGACCGCCGCCTTATATAGACAGCGACAAAGAATGTTACG ATTCTGGCAAACAGGGCAAAGGTTTCGTGTCTATACACAACATTTGCGGCGATCTCAACAAAGGTTACATCCCTCGGAATCCTATGAACCAATACTTTAATGGCTCCTCCTATCCGTT CGCCTTATTGAAAAATCACACGTTGAGATTTCTGAGCAAAGCCTTGCCCATACTGAAGGCCGATGGTTTTCTGCCAAAGGTCGCTACCGTTCAATCTTTCTCGCAGAACTC CGTCGACACCGACGAAAAACGGAGCAGAAGCAAACGATCCTCCGACTCGGAAGCTGACGTAGACCCGCCCAGAAGCGGCCGAAAGTTCTGCGAAAATGGCGAAGGAGT GGTCTGCATGCTGTACAAGGCGATACAAGGAGAACCCCTGGCTACTTCGGCAGCGGAACGCCGGGACGAGCCTTCTACCCCTGAATACAGGCAACGCGCGCCATCGCAGGAGAAACCGGAGTACACAGGTCCTCCTACTCCTTGCCCAGCCAAAGTGGAATACGCGACGCCAGTTTTCGCGAAGAATTACCAAGGAGTATGGCGTTACGTAGTCCAAATACCTTACGAAGGCTACTTCACGCAGACCATCGAAGTCACTAGATGCAT GCAATCGAGGTGCCACTATCTGGACGGTGGTTGCCTATCGTCGCCGAGATGGACCAGTCTGCTGGTGGCGGAAATCTTCTATCCCGACACGATCCTAGACAAGAATCAAAATTCCCGGTTGAACGAACTGAGGGATCCGGCCGGTTCACCACCACCGGTTCACGATTTCCAAAATTATCAGCAGTACCTGCAGAAACGTGCCGGCGAGAACGAGGCTCGCAACAACGCCGGCTCGCAGCAGCAACATCATTGCGACGGAGTCGACGAGATGGGTTGTTTCCAG GTGAGACTGTACTACGACTGGTTCCTGGTGCCAGGTAGCTGCAAGTGTTGGCGTCCCGACTATTTCAATCGATACGTTCGTCGGAGCGGGTCGAACGTTGAATTGTGA
- the Alg10 gene encoding alpha-1,2-glucosyltransferase Alg10 isoform X2: MRCINLLGTFINFYLIYNITKHISITRPAKRWKNWKHLLVACNIMLFPPLFFWHFLYYTDVVSVNAILLMLLLHLHKKFKMAAAVGLLSVLIRQTNIIWVAFVSVELAFDLIERKKPKSITSQEYSSFIYLKKQWKKITEETSCGWASFFKFIIEIVVQLLPYATVCSVFLLFVIWNKGIVVGDRAAHVPTIHLPQLFYFSAFISCFLWPYTITHWKSYINFLRIRWVLHLCLLGFLTVAIHFNTLVHPYMLADNRHYIFYFWNRLMGKYASFKYLLIPVYSFTLYTMFHRINHLRFATQVNYTFMISMVMIPQLLVEPRYFIIPYILYRLLIQEPKNWQIIMETITTLTVNFLQFYIFVNKTFYWSNEPYPQRISW; this comes from the exons ATGAGATGCATAAATTTACTTGGAACGTTTATCAATTTCTATCTCATTTACAATATAACCAAACATATTTCGATAACTCGCCCTGCAAAAAGATGGAAAAACTGGAAACATCTCCTGGTGGCTTGTAACATTATGCTCTTTCCACCTTTGTTCTTCTGGCACTTTCTATATTACACAGATGTTGTGTCGGTCAACGCGATATTATTAATGTTACTATTGCATTtacataaaaaatttaaaatggCAGCAGCCGTAG GTCTCTTATCTGTGCTAATTCGCCAAACAAACATTATTTGGGTTGCATTCGTTAGTGTGGAGCTTGCGTTCGATTTAATAGAACGTAAAAAGCCCAAGTCGATAACAAGCCAAGAGTACAGTTCTTTTATCTATTTAAAA AAACAATGGAAAAAGATAACCGAAGAAACGTCTTGTGGATGGGCatcgttttttaaatttattatcgaAATTGTCGTACAGTTGCTTCCGTATGCAACAGTATGTTCAGTATTTCTTCTATTCGTTATCTGGAATAAGGGTATAGTGGTCGGAGATCGTGCAGCCCATGTTCCCACTATTCATCTCCCTCAATTATTCTATTTTTCTGCTTTTATTTCTTGCTTTCTATGGCCTTACACGATTACTCATTGGAAGTCCTACATAAATTTTCTTAGAATACGGTGGGTTCTTCACCTTTGCCTTTTGGGTTTTTTAACCGTAGCAATCCATTTCAACACTCTCGTTCATCCGTACATGTTAGCTGACAATAGGCATTATATATTTTACTTTTGGAATAGGCTAATGGGGAAGTACGCGTCGTTCAAGTATCTATTAATACCCGTTTATTCGTTTACCCTGTACACGATGTTCCATAGAATCAATCATTTGAGGTTTGCTACTCAAGTCAACTATACTTTCATGATATCCATGGTCATGATTCCTCAGTTGCTCGTGGAACCACGTTATTTCATTATTCCGTACATTCTTTATCGTTTGCTAATACAAGAACCAAAAAACTGGCAAATTATCATGGAAACAATTACCACATTGACAGTTAATTTCTTACAAttctatatttttgttaataaaacattttattggAGCAACGAACCTTATCCTCAGAGGATATCgtggtaa
- the Glcat-p gene encoding glucuronyltransferase P isoform X2 — protein MKPSMKMGVIVLIGVFVVFYQYHLSTGVRFDQMTDFNTGGTAEENPVFSQEDVESYVGTTKLKEEMIRSAVRRVQEANGLSPDIATSLIQELINHLTKNPAAFGHDPAGSNSSKMARVQPAAQPPPQRPPSGSSSAASRIQALSQEAIVEPLYIITPTYRRPEQIPELTRMSHTLMLVKNIHWLVIEDANVATSQVTRLLERTGLKFDHLTAPMPEKYKQKKGAKPRGVSNRNRGLQWIRANATNGVFYFADDDNTYDITLFDEIRRTKRVSMFPVGLCTKFGLSSPIIKNGKFVGFYDGWIAGRKFPVDMAGFAVNVKFLLQRPNATMPFKAGYEEDGFLKSLAPFEPKDIEFLADNCTKVLAWHTQTKKNEASAALDMKLYRETNLVRLKEQIV, from the exons ATGAAGCCATCCATGAAAATGGGAGTGATAGTGCTAATAGGCGTATTCGTGGTGTTCTACCAGTACCATCTCTCGACGGGTGTTCGGTTCGATCAGATGACCGACTTCAACACGGGCGGCACGGCCGAAGAGAACCCGGTCTTCTCTCAGGAAGACGTAGAAAGCTATGTCGGCACAACCAAGTTGAAGGAAGAAATG ATTCGGAGCGCGGTGCGCAGAGTCCAGGAGGCGAACGGACTGAGCCCGGACATCGCGACGTCGCTGATTCAAGAGCTGATCAATCATTTGACCAAGAACCCGGCGGCGTTCGGGCATGATCCAGCCGGGAGCAACAGCTCGAAAATGGCGCGGGTTCAACCAGCGGCGCAACCACCGCCTCAGCGACCACCATCTGGATCCTCGTCGGCGGCCTCGAGGATCCAGGCGTTGTCGCAGGAGGCGATCGTCGAACCGTTGTACATAATCACGCCGACTTATCGAAGACCGGAACAGATCCCGGAGCTGACCAGAATGTCTCACACGCTGATGCTGGTCAAGAACATTCACTGGCTCGTGATCGAGGATGCCAACGTCGCCACCAGCCAAGTCACTCGATTGTTGGAGCGGACCGGCTTGAAGTTCGATCATTTGACCG CCCCGATGCCCGAGAAGTACAAGCAGAAGAAGGGCGCGAAACCGCGAGGCGTGTCGAACCGGAACCGCGGCCTACAATGGATCAGGGCGAATGCGACCAACGGGGTGTTCTACTTTGCCGACGACGACAATACCTACGACATAACGCTCTTCGACGAG ATCCGTCGCACGAAGAGGGTGTCGATGTTTCCCGTGGGACTCTGCACAAAGTTCGGTCTGAGCTCGCCGATCATCAAGAATGGGAAATTCGTCGGTTTTTACGACGGATGGATAGCCGGCCGAAAATTCCCTGTGGATATGGCTGGGTTCGCGGTGAACGTGAAGTTTCTTCTGCAGAGGCCGAACGCCACGATGCCGTTCAAAGCCGGCTACGAGGAGGACGGATTTCTGAAGAGTCTCGCGCCGTTCGAGCCGAAGGACATCGAATTCCTGGCCGACAATTGCACGAAGGTTCTCGCGTGGCACACGCAGACCAAGAAGAACGAGGCCAGCGCGGCTCTCGACATGAAGCTCTACAGAGAAACGAATCTGGTCAGGTTGAAGGAGCAGATAGTCTGA
- the Alg10 gene encoding alpha-1,2-glucosyltransferase Alg10 isoform X1: MAVKIESQIVQQFTILSFFSCIVILFLFLNHVQPYYFIDEVFHVPQTLQYCAGNFTQWDPKITTLPGLYLLATLILSPFNLCNIFYMRCINLLGTFINFYLIYNITKHISITRPAKRWKNWKHLLVACNIMLFPPLFFWHFLYYTDVVSVNAILLMLLLHLHKKFKMAAAVGLLSVLIRQTNIIWVAFVSVELAFDLIERKKPKSITSQEYSSFIYLKKQWKKITEETSCGWASFFKFIIEIVVQLLPYATVCSVFLLFVIWNKGIVVGDRAAHVPTIHLPQLFYFSAFISCFLWPYTITHWKSYINFLRIRWVLHLCLLGFLTVAIHFNTLVHPYMLADNRHYIFYFWNRLMGKYASFKYLLIPVYSFTLYTMFHRINHLRFATQVNYTFMISMVMIPQLLVEPRYFIIPYILYRLLIQEPKNWQIIMETITTLTVNFLQFYIFVNKTFYWSNEPYPQRISW; the protein is encoded by the exons ATGGCGGTGAAAATCGAGTCTCAAATTGTACAACAGTTtacaattttatcatttttctcgTGCATCgtaatattatttctttttctgaATCACGTGCAACCATATTATTTCATTGACGAGGTTTTCCACGTACCTCAGACATTGCAGTATTGCGCCGGCAATTTTACACAG TGGGATCCTAAAATTACCACCTTACCTGGGTTGTATTTACTCGCAACTCTGATATTATCACCTTTTAATCTTTGTAACATCTTTTACATGAGATGCATAAATTTACTTGGAACGTTTATCAATTTCTATCTCATTTACAATATAACCAAACATATTTCGATAACTCGCCCTGCAAAAAGATGGAAAAACTGGAAACATCTCCTGGTGGCTTGTAACATTATGCTCTTTCCACCTTTGTTCTTCTGGCACTTTCTATATTACACAGATGTTGTGTCGGTCAACGCGATATTATTAATGTTACTATTGCATTtacataaaaaatttaaaatggCAGCAGCCGTAG GTCTCTTATCTGTGCTAATTCGCCAAACAAACATTATTTGGGTTGCATTCGTTAGTGTGGAGCTTGCGTTCGATTTAATAGAACGTAAAAAGCCCAAGTCGATAACAAGCCAAGAGTACAGTTCTTTTATCTATTTAAAA AAACAATGGAAAAAGATAACCGAAGAAACGTCTTGTGGATGGGCatcgttttttaaatttattatcgaAATTGTCGTACAGTTGCTTCCGTATGCAACAGTATGTTCAGTATTTCTTCTATTCGTTATCTGGAATAAGGGTATAGTGGTCGGAGATCGTGCAGCCCATGTTCCCACTATTCATCTCCCTCAATTATTCTATTTTTCTGCTTTTATTTCTTGCTTTCTATGGCCTTACACGATTACTCATTGGAAGTCCTACATAAATTTTCTTAGAATACGGTGGGTTCTTCACCTTTGCCTTTTGGGTTTTTTAACCGTAGCAATCCATTTCAACACTCTCGTTCATCCGTACATGTTAGCTGACAATAGGCATTATATATTTTACTTTTGGAATAGGCTAATGGGGAAGTACGCGTCGTTCAAGTATCTATTAATACCCGTTTATTCGTTTACCCTGTACACGATGTTCCATAGAATCAATCATTTGAGGTTTGCTACTCAAGTCAACTATACTTTCATGATATCCATGGTCATGATTCCTCAGTTGCTCGTGGAACCACGTTATTTCATTATTCCGTACATTCTTTATCGTTTGCTAATACAAGAACCAAAAAACTGGCAAATTATCATGGAAACAATTACCACATTGACAGTTAATTTCTTACAAttctatatttttgttaataaaacattttattggAGCAACGAACCTTATCCTCAGAGGATATCgtggtaa
- the Glcat-p gene encoding glucuronyltransferase P isoform X1, translating into MPLTYTHSYKVLLKGSQVINCAKDTISLIYNVLVNRCQPRQKYVVPVRDGAGIMKPSMKMGVIVLIGVFVVFYQYHLSTGVRFDQMTDFNTGGTAEENPVFSQEDVESYVGTTKLKEEMIRSAVRRVQEANGLSPDIATSLIQELINHLTKNPAAFGHDPAGSNSSKMARVQPAAQPPPQRPPSGSSSAASRIQALSQEAIVEPLYIITPTYRRPEQIPELTRMSHTLMLVKNIHWLVIEDANVATSQVTRLLERTGLKFDHLTAPMPEKYKQKKGAKPRGVSNRNRGLQWIRANATNGVFYFADDDNTYDITLFDEIRRTKRVSMFPVGLCTKFGLSSPIIKNGKFVGFYDGWIAGRKFPVDMAGFAVNVKFLLQRPNATMPFKAGYEEDGFLKSLAPFEPKDIEFLADNCTKVLAWHTQTKKNEASAALDMKLYRETNLVRLKEQIV; encoded by the exons ATGCCTCTAACTTACACGCACAGTTACAAAGTTCTTCTGAAAGGTAGTCAGGTGATTAACTGCGCGAAAGATACGATCTCTTTAATTTATAACGTGCTAGTAAACCGGTGTCAGCCGAGACAGAAATACGTGGTTCCAGTTCGAGACG GTGCTGGTATAATGAAGCCATCCATGAAAATGGGAGTGATAGTGCTAATAGGCGTATTCGTGGTGTTCTACCAGTACCATCTCTCGACGGGTGTTCGGTTCGATCAGATGACCGACTTCAACACGGGCGGCACGGCCGAAGAGAACCCGGTCTTCTCTCAGGAAGACGTAGAAAGCTATGTCGGCACAACCAAGTTGAAGGAAGAAATG ATTCGGAGCGCGGTGCGCAGAGTCCAGGAGGCGAACGGACTGAGCCCGGACATCGCGACGTCGCTGATTCAAGAGCTGATCAATCATTTGACCAAGAACCCGGCGGCGTTCGGGCATGATCCAGCCGGGAGCAACAGCTCGAAAATGGCGCGGGTTCAACCAGCGGCGCAACCACCGCCTCAGCGACCACCATCTGGATCCTCGTCGGCGGCCTCGAGGATCCAGGCGTTGTCGCAGGAGGCGATCGTCGAACCGTTGTACATAATCACGCCGACTTATCGAAGACCGGAACAGATCCCGGAGCTGACCAGAATGTCTCACACGCTGATGCTGGTCAAGAACATTCACTGGCTCGTGATCGAGGATGCCAACGTCGCCACCAGCCAAGTCACTCGATTGTTGGAGCGGACCGGCTTGAAGTTCGATCATTTGACCG CCCCGATGCCCGAGAAGTACAAGCAGAAGAAGGGCGCGAAACCGCGAGGCGTGTCGAACCGGAACCGCGGCCTACAATGGATCAGGGCGAATGCGACCAACGGGGTGTTCTACTTTGCCGACGACGACAATACCTACGACATAACGCTCTTCGACGAG ATCCGTCGCACGAAGAGGGTGTCGATGTTTCCCGTGGGACTCTGCACAAAGTTCGGTCTGAGCTCGCCGATCATCAAGAATGGGAAATTCGTCGGTTTTTACGACGGATGGATAGCCGGCCGAAAATTCCCTGTGGATATGGCTGGGTTCGCGGTGAACGTGAAGTTTCTTCTGCAGAGGCCGAACGCCACGATGCCGTTCAAAGCCGGCTACGAGGAGGACGGATTTCTGAAGAGTCTCGCGCCGTTCGAGCCGAAGGACATCGAATTCCTGGCCGACAATTGCACGAAGGTTCTCGCGTGGCACACGCAGACCAAGAAGAACGAGGCCAGCGCGGCTCTCGACATGAAGCTCTACAGAGAAACGAATCTGGTCAGGTTGAAGGAGCAGATAGTCTGA
- the Spz6 gene encoding spaetzle domain-containing protein 6 isoform X1, with product MDFRTFVMILLCASSFAEDQHEPKPIKLPTTDSSTESDEPPEGYYAFIKSPNAEPPKVRPPPYIDSDKECYDSGKQGKGFVSIHNICGDLNKGYIPRNPMNQYFNGSSYPFALLKNHTLRFLSKALPILKADGFLPKVATVQSFSQNSVDTDEKRSRSKRSSDSEADVDPPRSGRKFCENGEGVVCMLYKAIQGEPLATSAAERRDEPSTPEYRQRAPSQEKPEYTGPPTPCPAKVEYATPVFAKNYQGVWRYVVQIPYEGYFTQTIEVTRCMQSRCHYLDGGCLSSPRWTSLLVAEIFYPDTILDKNQNSRLNELRDPAGSPPPVHDFQNYQQYLQKRAGENEARNNAGSQQQHHCDGVDEMGCFQVRLYYDWFLVPGSCKCWRPDYFNRYVRRSGSNVEL from the exons ATGGACTTCCGCACGTTTGTT ATGATACTTTTGTGCGCATCGTCGTTCGCCGAGGACCAACACGAGCCGAAACCGATCAAGTTGCCCACCACCGACTCGTCGACGGAATCCGACGAACCCCCGGAAGGATACTACGCGTTCATCAAGTCGCCGAACGCGGAACCACCTAAAGTGAGACCGCCGCCTTATATAGACAGCGACAAAGAATGTTACG ATTCTGGCAAACAGGGCAAAGGTTTCGTGTCTATACACAACATTTGCGGCGATCTCAACAAAGGTTACATCCCTCGGAATCCTATGAACCAATACTTTAATGGCTCCTCCTATCCGTT CGCCTTATTGAAAAATCACACGTTGAGATTTCTGAGCAAAGCCTTGCCCATACTGAAGGCCGATGGTTTTCTGCCAAAGGTCGCTACCGTTCAATCTTTCTCGCAGAACTC CGTCGACACCGACGAAAAACGGAGCAGAAGCAAACGATCCTCCGACTCGGAAGCTGACGTAGACCCGCCCAGAAGCGGCCGAAAGTTCTGCGAAAATGGCGAAGGAGT GGTCTGCATGCTGTACAAGGCGATACAAGGAGAACCCCTGGCTACTTCGGCAGCGGAACGCCGGGACGAGCCTTCTACCCCTGAATACAGGCAACGCGCGCCATCGCAGGAGAAACCGGAGTACACAGGTCCTCCTACTCCTTGCCCAGCCAAAGTGGAATACGCGACGCCAGTTTTCGCGAAGAATTACCAAGGAGTATGGCGTTACGTAGTCCAAATACCTTACGAAGGCTACTTCACGCAGACCATCGAAGTCACTAGATGCAT GCAATCGAGGTGCCACTATCTGGACGGTGGTTGCCTATCGTCGCCGAGATGGACCAGTCTGCTGGTGGCGGAAATCTTCTATCCCGACACGATCCTAGACAAGAATCAAAATTCCCGGTTGAACGAACTGAGGGATCCGGCCGGTTCACCACCACCGGTTCACGATTTCCAAAATTATCAGCAGTACCTGCAGAAACGTGCCGGCGAGAACGAGGCTCGCAACAACGCCGGCTCGCAGCAGCAACATCATTGCGACGGAGTCGACGAGATGGGTTGTTTCCAG GTGAGACTGTACTACGACTGGTTCCTGGTGCCAGGTAGCTGCAAGTGTTGGCGTCCCGACTATTTCAATCGATACGTTCGTCGGAGCGGGTCGAACGTTGAATTGTGA